The proteins below come from a single Brevundimonas sp. LM2 genomic window:
- the lpxK gene encoding tetraacyldisaccharide 4'-kinase translates to MKLSTPRWWYERHGRHGRVVRTLLKPLAWIWSAATARRIARATPVDVGVPVLSIGNLTVGGSGKTPVAREVLRLLRAQGIAAHGLSRGYGGRSDGPLRVDPTLHTADEVGDEPLMLAGDAAVWIARDRVAGARAAVADGAAALVLDDAHQNPSLLKTLSLLVVDGETRGAEWPFGDGSVFPSGPMREPLAAGLARADAVVVLLPADAPEADAELLALFAPLPTFIARLEPAGPPPHGPQVGFAGIAKPWKVERALEAAGCDLVDFAPFPDHAAYRPGDLAFLADRAALFDAGLVTTEKDWARLPPDWRTRIVAWPVVARFEDEPGFAARLAQAVR, encoded by the coding sequence ATGAAACTCTCGACCCCCCGCTGGTGGTACGAACGCCATGGCCGCCACGGCCGCGTCGTCCGCACCCTGCTGAAACCCCTGGCCTGGATCTGGTCCGCCGCCACCGCCCGAAGGATCGCCCGCGCGACGCCGGTCGACGTCGGCGTGCCGGTCCTCTCGATCGGCAACCTGACCGTCGGGGGCTCCGGCAAGACCCCGGTCGCGCGCGAGGTCCTGCGCCTGCTGCGGGCGCAGGGCATCGCGGCACACGGTCTGTCGCGCGGCTATGGCGGCCGGTCGGACGGGCCCCTTCGGGTGGATCCGACGCTTCACACGGCCGACGAGGTCGGCGACGAACCCCTGATGCTGGCGGGGGACGCAGCGGTCTGGATCGCGCGGGACCGGGTCGCCGGGGCGCGGGCGGCGGTGGCCGACGGCGCGGCGGCGCTGGTGCTGGACGACGCGCACCAGAACCCGTCCCTGCTCAAGACCCTCAGCCTCCTCGTCGTCGATGGCGAGACCCGCGGCGCGGAATGGCCGTTCGGGGACGGTTCGGTCTTTCCGTCCGGCCCCATGCGCGAACCCCTGGCGGCGGGACTGGCCCGCGCCGATGCGGTCGTTGTCCTGCTGCCGGCCGATGCGCCCGAGGCGGATGCCGAGCTGCTGGCGCTGTTCGCCCCCCTGCCGACCTTCATCGCCCGACTGGAGCCCGCCGGCCCGCCCCCGCATGGGCCGCAGGTCGGCTTCGCCGGCATCGCCAAGCCGTGGAAGGTCGAGCGCGCGCTCGAGGCCGCCGGCTGCGACCTCGTCGATTTCGCCCCCTTCCCTGATCACGCCGCCTACCGCCCTGGCGACCTGGCCTTCCTCGCCGACCGCGCCGCCCTGTTCGACGCCGGCCTGGTCACGACCGAGAAGGACTGGGCCCGCCTGCCGCCCGACTGGCGCACCCGCATCGTCGCCTGGCCGGTCGTGGCCCGGTTCGAGGACGAGCCGGGGTTCGCGGCCCGGCTGGCCCAGGCGGTCCGGTAG
- a CDS encoding 3-deoxy-D-manno-octulosonic acid transferase, with product MSPALMAYRLLTRMLEPLTPRLLDARVKQGKEDPVRVDERLGVAGRPRPHGDLVWLHGVSVGETLSLLSLIERFRRDRPDLTVLVTSATVTSAELLARRLPPGVLHQFAPVDGPRAVAAFLDHWRPSLGLFVESDLWPNLVLAAEARSIPLALVSARITAKTADGWARVPAAARAVLSAFALVMPQDDVSAARLQALGARVDGPVNLKLSGAVLPHDPAAFTGLSAAIGDRPVVVAASTHEGEEAALVRALDGLADRLCLILVPRHPERGAPIAAELTRAGHRFALRSRGGDLTQATDIYVADTLGELGLFLRLADVVIMGGSFGSILHRPTLGGHNPLEPARLGKPVFAGPDASNWQKVTADLVAADALMVVRRMEDLPAVVAPLLSDLAAARAMGERARRAAADAGAGLDRLWDTLQPLLPPVRR from the coding sequence GTGAGCCCCGCCCTGATGGCCTACCGGCTGCTGACCCGGATGCTGGAGCCCCTGACCCCGCGCCTGCTCGATGCGCGCGTCAAACAGGGCAAGGAGGACCCCGTGCGGGTCGACGAGCGGCTCGGCGTCGCCGGCCGGCCGCGCCCGCACGGCGACCTGGTCTGGCTGCACGGCGTCAGCGTCGGCGAGACCCTGTCCCTGCTGTCCCTGATCGAGCGGTTCCGCCGCGATCGCCCGGACCTGACCGTCCTGGTCACCTCGGCCACCGTCACCTCCGCCGAACTTCTGGCCCGCCGCCTGCCGCCCGGCGTCCTCCACCAGTTCGCCCCCGTGGACGGCCCGCGCGCCGTCGCCGCCTTCCTCGATCACTGGCGGCCCAGCCTGGGCCTCTTCGTCGAGAGCGACCTGTGGCCGAACCTGGTTCTGGCGGCCGAAGCCCGGTCGATTCCCCTGGCCCTGGTCAGCGCCCGCATCACCGCGAAGACCGCCGACGGCTGGGCCCGGGTGCCGGCCGCCGCCCGCGCGGTCCTGTCCGCCTTCGCCCTGGTCATGCCCCAGGACGACGTCTCCGCCGCCCGGCTTCAGGCGCTCGGGGCCCGGGTCGACGGCCCCGTCAATCTGAAGCTGTCCGGCGCCGTCCTTCCGCACGACCCCGCGGCCTTCACCGGCCTCAGCGCCGCCATCGGCGACCGGCCCGTGGTGGTCGCCGCCTCGACCCACGAGGGCGAGGAGGCCGCCCTCGTCCGCGCGCTGGACGGGCTGGCGGACCGCCTGTGCCTGATCCTGGTCCCGCGCCACCCGGAGCGGGGCGCGCCGATCGCCGCCGAGCTGACCCGTGCCGGCCACCGGTTCGCCCTGCGCTCGCGGGGCGGCGACCTGACCCAGGCCACGGACATCTACGTGGCCGACACCCTGGGCGAGCTCGGCCTGTTCCTCAGGCTGGCCGATGTGGTCATCATGGGGGGCTCGTTCGGATCGATTCTGCACCGGCCGACGCTGGGCGGGCACAATCCGCTGGAGCCCGCGCGCCTGGGCAAGCCGGTGTTCGCCGGACCCGACGCCTCGAACTGGCAGAAGGTCACCGCCGACCTGGTGGCGGCCGACGCGCTCATGGTCGTCCGCCGGATGGAGGATCTTCCGGCGGTCGTCGCCCCCCTGCTGAGCGATCTCGCCGCCGCGCGGGCCATGGGCGAGCGGGCCCGGCGTGCCGCCGCCGACGCGGGGGCCGGCCTGGACCGGCTGTGGGACACGCTCCAGCCCCTGCTGCCGCCCGTGCGCCGATGA